A single genomic interval of uncultured Desulfobacter sp. harbors:
- a CDS encoding efflux RND transporter periplasmic adaptor subunit, with protein MSQTASHRSLGVTLLKIILPVCLIALGVAGFWYYKSSAVKFNRKPVEKTSPVVDIIKVNPDRFIAQIRAMGTVRPDREVVIKSQVAGTVIQVAPEFVQGGLIPKGQTIVRIDPADYKLAVSKAQSALARAQADFEIEKGRQQIAREELKVMATMSPNGIRETSLVLRKPQLEQARATVASAESDLEAARLDLERTRILAPFHALVLSKEVDAGAMTAVQGTLATLVDVTCYQVEVQVPLDRLNRIRVHETKGSPARIRSLYAGWEWEGRVVRTTGAVTGQSRMAGVIIRVDDPLGLGPAKGRPAMLLDDHVEAIIEGQAFDNVFSLPRNLVREDSSLWIYNDGRLEIRKVAPVWIENDRVFIQSGLSPGDLVISSDVSTPVPGMALTLAAQESR; from the coding sequence ATGAGTCAGACAGCGTCACACAGATCCTTGGGTGTAACCCTTTTGAAAATCATTTTGCCGGTGTGCCTGATTGCACTGGGTGTTGCCGGATTTTGGTATTACAAATCAAGCGCAGTGAAATTCAACCGCAAACCTGTTGAGAAAACCTCGCCGGTGGTGGATATCATAAAAGTGAATCCCGATCGGTTCATCGCACAGATCCGGGCCATGGGTACGGTGCGGCCGGACAGGGAGGTCGTCATTAAATCCCAGGTGGCCGGTACGGTCATCCAGGTGGCCCCGGAATTTGTCCAGGGCGGATTGATTCCTAAAGGACAAACCATAGTCCGGATTGATCCGGCTGACTATAAACTGGCCGTGAGCAAGGCCCAAAGCGCTTTGGCCCGGGCCCAGGCTGATTTTGAAATAGAAAAGGGCCGGCAGCAGATTGCACGGGAAGAACTTAAAGTCATGGCCACAATGTCTCCCAACGGGATTCGGGAGACCAGTCTGGTGCTTAGAAAACCCCAGCTTGAACAGGCCCGGGCTACCGTGGCAAGTGCTGAAAGCGATCTTGAAGCTGCACGTCTGGACCTGGAACGAACCAGGATTTTGGCGCCTTTCCATGCCCTGGTGCTGTCCAAAGAGGTGGATGCCGGCGCCATGACGGCAGTCCAGGGAACCCTTGCCACCCTGGTGGACGTGACCTGTTATCAGGTGGAAGTCCAGGTGCCCCTGGACCGCCTGAACCGCATTCGGGTCCATGAAACCAAAGGTAGTCCGGCCCGTATTCGCTCCCTTTATGCGGGATGGGAGTGGGAAGGACGTGTGGTGCGGACCACCGGGGCGGTTACTGGACAAAGCCGCATGGCAGGCGTCATCATCCGGGTGGATGATCCTTTAGGGCTTGGGCCGGCCAAGGGTCGTCCGGCTATGCTGCTGGATGATCACGTGGAGGCGATTATTGAAGGCCAGGCCTTTGACAATGTGTTTTCCCTGCCCCGGAACCTGGTCCGGGAGGATTCCAGTTTATGGATTTATAATGATGGGCGCCTGGAGATTCGCAAAGTGGCTCCCGTATGGATTGAAAATGATCGGGTGTTCATCCAGTCGGGGCTTTCCCCGGGTGACCTTGTGATCTCTTCTGATGTTTCCACACCCGTGCCGGGCATGGCCTTGACCCTTGCTGCGCAGGAGAGCCGATAA
- a CDS encoding amino acid ABC transporter substrate-binding protein: protein MKHHISIFSILILSLFCIQCVWAADARDYYKVGVITSLSGDLATGGNVTKRGYDLWAKAVNDQGGIEIQGKKYLVKLVYGDAQSEPSQGASAAERLATQEKVDFVLGPYSSGVTLASAPVLEKYKIPMITGSAESPLIWKQKFAYTFGTIPPVNYTGATPINTLKNMPDAPKTAVILGSNDTFSKATAEAFKDACETAGIKVRKFNIVPSGQDLTPFMSAVKVLRPDLVAFGGHDEELINLVKSLRQINYSPKALLMHYGVTEPAFVESLDKYAEQVFGASVWTDAVHSNSEILWPDAASYAKSAQDAYGVHADYTQAGSTTAGIAFQAALQKINAAPPLTEAKRDELVSALEKLDIQTFYGHLKFAEEGQFFHANIGITPLTVQIIGGKTMIVGPEKDAQTSAQYPMTPWDQR from the coding sequence ATGAAGCATCATATTTCAATTTTTTCAATTCTAATTCTGTCACTGTTTTGTATCCAGTGCGTTTGGGCGGCAGATGCCAGAGACTATTATAAGGTAGGCGTAATTACCTCCCTGTCCGGAGACCTTGCCACCGGCGGCAACGTGACTAAACGCGGGTACGATCTTTGGGCCAAAGCTGTAAACGATCAGGGAGGCATTGAAATCCAGGGTAAAAAATACCTTGTTAAACTGGTTTACGGCGATGCCCAGTCCGAACCCTCACAGGGGGCTTCGGCCGCAGAACGCCTGGCAACTCAGGAGAAGGTCGATTTTGTTCTTGGGCCCTACTCTTCGGGCGTCACCCTGGCATCTGCGCCGGTTCTGGAAAAATATAAAATTCCCATGATCACAGGGTCTGCCGAATCGCCCCTGATCTGGAAACAAAAATTTGCCTATACCTTCGGCACCATCCCCCCGGTCAACTATACAGGAGCCACCCCTATCAACACATTAAAAAATATGCCGGATGCACCGAAAACCGCCGTTATTTTAGGCTCCAACGACACCTTTTCCAAAGCCACGGCCGAAGCGTTTAAAGATGCCTGTGAAACGGCGGGCATCAAGGTGCGCAAATTCAACATTGTCCCTTCAGGCCAGGACCTCACCCCGTTCATGTCTGCCGTTAAAGTGCTTCGCCCTGATCTTGTGGCCTTTGGCGGACATGATGAAGAGCTGATCAACCTGGTTAAATCCCTGCGCCAGATCAATTATTCCCCCAAAGCCCTGCTCATGCACTACGGCGTAACCGAACCGGCTTTTGTGGAATCTTTGGACAAATACGCCGAACAGGTTTTCGGCGCATCTGTCTGGACCGATGCCGTTCACTCCAACAGTGAGATCCTCTGGCCGGATGCCGCAAGCTATGCCAAGTCCGCCCAGGATGCCTATGGGGTTCATGCCGATTACACCCAGGCAGGCTCCACCACGGCCGGCATTGCCTTCCAGGCGGCGTTGCAGAAAATAAATGCGGCGCCGCCCCTTACCGAAGCCAAACGTGATGAACTGGTCAGCGCGTTAGAAAAACTTGATATTCAAACCTTTTACGGTCACCTCAAATTTGCCGAAGAGGGTCAGTTTTTCCATGCAAACATTGGCATCACACCGCTGACTGTACAGATTATCGGCGGTAAAACCATGATCGTCGGTCCGGAGAAAGATGCCCAGACCAGTGCGCAATATCCCATGACACCCTGGGATCAGCGCTGA
- a CDS encoding efflux RND transporter permease subunit translates to MSEHNPGSPGPAGHGPRGPIAWMAGNTVAANLLMAVFLVGGLFMAFNIKQEVFPEFALDTVSISVAYPGASPEEVESGIILAVEEAVRDLEGIDEITSTASEGRASVTIEALDGADVTQLWQEIKSEVDRIDTFPDEAEDPVITITSRQREVVRLALHGNAPETTMRDLADDIRDRFLSDPGITQVALEGVREREILVEISINTLRRYGMTLSEVADAVSTASVELGGGAIKSGGGDILLRVKSRKDYARQYEKLPILTREDGSQLVLSDIAKVTEGFEDSDTWASFNGERAVTIAVYRVGKQTPIEVTEAAKKMLKMINADLPEGIHLSIVRDMSRIFAQRADLLLRNAYLGLGLVFLCLALFLEIRLAFWVSLGIPISFLGSFIFLSAANFTINMVSMFAFIVTLGIVVDDAVVVGENIYHCRRQGMGFLEASIQGARSIAVPVFFSVITNMVTFMPIMFIPGIMGKIFKTMPLVVVAVFGVSLIESLFILPAHLSHGSRPLFFPLNILEAWQARFSEKFETIVKTGYGKMLSVLLSWRYTVFAVGLAMLLVTFGYVKSGKMGMVLFPKVESDYAFCEIYLPYGTPESMVRQVENRMVASAQETVDENGKQELSTGIFSQVSENLIQMRIYLTDPEVRPIPTSEVTRIWREKTGSVSGVESLTFEANRGGPGSGKSLTIALSHRDADTLNRAGEDLALRLGEYPMVSDIDDGSAQGKRQFDITLTPAGHRMGLTQRTIAGKIRNAYQGIEAVKNQRGRNEVTVRVRLAGNERISETAFENYVINAPNGEIMLRDAVKIIKGRAYTEISRSNGRREIQVSANVTPQSMSENIIRDMKQEILPSLVKGYPGLSYEFKGKQADIKESVGALVKGLGLALFCVFALLAIPFKSYFQPLIIMLCIPFGIIGAVAGHLIMGYSLSVMSLFGIVAMSGVVINDSLVLIDFANRLARGGMPVAAAVRAAGIQRFRPILLTTLTTCGGLAPIITETSRQAKFLIPMAISLGFGILFATLITLGLVPCLYLILEDIKNFFHNGKEQPL, encoded by the coding sequence ATGTCTGAACACAACCCGGGGTCTCCCGGTCCTGCAGGACACGGTCCAAGGGGGCCCATCGCCTGGATGGCCGGTAATACTGTGGCCGCCAATCTGCTCATGGCGGTTTTCCTTGTGGGCGGCCTTTTCATGGCCTTTAACATCAAGCAGGAGGTGTTCCCCGAATTCGCCCTGGATACGGTGAGTATTTCAGTGGCCTATCCCGGCGCCAGTCCCGAAGAGGTGGAATCCGGCATTATCCTGGCCGTGGAAGAGGCGGTGCGGGATCTTGAAGGCATTGATGAGATTACATCCACGGCGTCAGAAGGGCGCGCATCGGTCACCATAGAAGCGCTGGACGGGGCTGATGTCACCCAGTTGTGGCAGGAGATTAAAAGCGAGGTGGACCGGATTGACACCTTTCCGGATGAGGCGGAAGACCCGGTGATCACCATCACCTCCCGGCAGCGGGAAGTGGTGCGTCTGGCCCTTCACGGGAATGCGCCGGAAACCACCATGCGCGACCTTGCCGACGATATCAGGGATAGATTTTTGTCAGACCCTGGAATCACCCAGGTGGCGCTGGAAGGCGTCAGGGAGCGCGAGATTCTGGTTGAGATTTCCATCAATACCCTGCGGCGTTACGGCATGACCCTGTCTGAGGTGGCCGATGCCGTCTCCACGGCGTCGGTGGAGCTGGGCGGCGGGGCCATCAAATCCGGGGGCGGTGATATTCTGCTGCGCGTTAAATCCCGCAAAGACTATGCCCGACAATATGAAAAATTGCCCATCCTCACCCGGGAGGACGGGTCCCAGCTGGTATTGTCGGATATTGCCAAGGTAACTGAAGGATTTGAGGATTCGGATACCTGGGCCTCATTTAATGGTGAACGGGCTGTCACTATTGCTGTTTACCGGGTGGGTAAACAGACGCCCATCGAGGTGACTGAGGCCGCCAAAAAGATGTTGAAAATGATTAATGCGGACTTGCCCGAGGGGATTCATTTAAGCATTGTCAGGGATATGTCCAGAATTTTTGCCCAAAGGGCGGATCTTTTGCTGCGCAACGCCTATCTGGGACTTGGCCTGGTGTTCTTGTGCCTTGCCCTGTTCCTTGAAATCCGCCTGGCCTTCTGGGTCAGTCTGGGTATCCCCATTTCATTTTTAGGGTCGTTTATTTTTTTGTCCGCAGCCAATTTTACCATCAATATGGTAAGTATGTTTGCCTTTATCGTTACGTTGGGCATTGTGGTGGACGATGCCGTGGTGGTAGGGGAAAATATCTATCATTGCCGCCGTCAGGGCATGGGGTTTCTGGAAGCTTCCATCCAAGGGGCAAGAAGCATTGCCGTTCCTGTGTTTTTTTCGGTGATCACCAATATGGTCACCTTTATGCCCATCATGTTCATTCCGGGCATTATGGGGAAGATATTTAAAACAATGCCCCTGGTGGTGGTGGCCGTGTTTGGTGTCTCTTTAATCGAAAGTCTGTTTATCTTGCCGGCTCATTTAAGTCATGGCAGCCGCCCTTTGTTTTTTCCTTTGAATATTCTTGAAGCCTGGCAGGCAAGGTTCTCTGAAAAATTTGAAACCATTGTCAAAACCGGGTATGGCAAGATGCTGTCCGTTCTGCTTTCCTGGCGGTATACGGTCTTTGCCGTGGGCCTTGCTATGTTGCTGGTCACCTTTGGATATGTGAAGTCCGGGAAGATGGGCATGGTCCTGTTTCCCAAGGTGGAATCCGATTACGCCTTTTGTGAAATTTACCTGCCCTATGGCACGCCTGAAAGCATGGTGAGGCAAGTGGAAAACCGTATGGTAGCATCGGCTCAAGAGACCGTGGATGAAAATGGAAAGCAGGAGTTGTCCACGGGGATTTTTTCCCAGGTCAGTGAAAACCTTATCCAGATGAGGATTTATCTGACGGATCCTGAAGTACGTCCGATCCCTACCTCCGAGGTGACCCGGATCTGGCGGGAAAAAACCGGCTCTGTTTCCGGGGTGGAGAGTCTTACCTTTGAAGCCAACCGGGGCGGTCCCGGTTCCGGCAAGTCGCTGACCATTGCCCTGAGCCACCGGGATGCGGATACGCTGAACCGGGCCGGTGAGGACCTTGCCCTGCGTCTGGGTGAGTACCCCATGGTTTCGGATATTGATGACGGATCAGCCCAGGGAAAACGGCAGTTTGATATCACCCTGACCCCTGCCGGTCACCGCATGGGGCTGACCCAGAGAACCATTGCCGGTAAAATTCGAAATGCGTACCAGGGAATTGAGGCGGTGAAAAACCAGCGGGGAAGAAACGAGGTCACGGTGAGGGTGCGACTGGCCGGAAACGAACGCATTTCTGAAACCGCATTTGAAAATTATGTGATCAATGCCCCAAACGGGGAGATTATGCTCAGGGATGCCGTTAAAATCATCAAGGGGCGGGCTTATACCGAGATCAGCCGGAGCAACGGGCGCCGGGAAATTCAGGTCTCAGCCAATGTGACCCCCCAGTCGATGTCTGAAAATATTATCCGGGATATGAAGCAGGAGATCCTGCCGTCACTTGTGAAGGGGTATCCGGGCCTGTCATACGAATTCAAGGGTAAACAGGCAGATATCAAAGAGAGTGTCGGCGCTTTGGTCAAAGGCCTGGGTCTGGCATTATTCTGTGTGTTTGCGCTGCTGGCTATTCCTTTTAAAAGTTATTTTCAGCCGTTGATCATCATGCTCTGCATTCCCTTTGGCATTATCGGGGCTGTGGCCGGCCATCTTATCATGGGGTATTCCCTTTCCGTTATGAGTTTGTTCGGGATTGTGGCCATGTCAGGTGTGGTGATCAATGACTCGTTGGTGCTTATTGACTTTGCCAACCGGCTGGCGCGCGGGGGGATGCCTGTGGCGGCGGCGGTCAGGGCCGCCGGAATACAGCGGTTCAGGCCCATTCTTTTGACAACGTTAACCACATGTGGCGGCCTGGCGCCGATTATCACGGAAACGTCCCGCCAGGCAAAGTTTCTTATTCCCATGGCCATCTCTCTTGGGTTCGGTATTTTGTTTGCCACGCTGATTACTTTGGGGCTTGTGCCTTGTCTTTACCTGATATTGGAGGACATCAAAAACTTTTTTCATAATGGAAAGGAACAGCCTTTATGA
- a CDS encoding DUF362 domain-containing protein: MTKVALCACPDYDTANVASAVDRAVGLCGGMETFVRPGQRVLLKPNMLSAAPLEQRVTTDPAVVRAVGKLVLKAGGRIIIGDSPAIDKVSRISRVIGMKEVADELGADLIEFCRPTLAKTPEGSIYHALELEETALTADVVINLPKLKTHCMMLLTMGVKNLFGTVVGPRKSQWHMHAGADRIMFADLLLDICRTVKPALTILDGVWGMQGRGPNNGTPWHSGFLAASRDALAMDLALAPLLGAHPANFPLYDAAARRGFVRSDGSDTQMVGDDPNGLIPKDFQLPVLESVMPVPGFVSGLICRHLTSRPVQDPDLCRNCGKCAAICPPGSLRFVAAHRAVIDHLTCIRCYCCQEVCPANAIHFKTGALVGIAERLRAVMPH; the protein is encoded by the coding sequence ATGACCAAAGTAGCGCTTTGTGCATGTCCGGATTATGATACGGCAAATGTGGCGTCTGCAGTGGACCGGGCCGTGGGGTTGTGCGGAGGCATGGAAACGTTTGTGCGTCCGGGACAGCGTGTGCTGCTCAAACCCAATATGCTCAGTGCCGCGCCCTTGGAACAGCGGGTGACCACGGACCCGGCCGTAGTGCGTGCCGTGGGGAAACTGGTGTTAAAGGCCGGGGGACGGATCATCATCGGAGACAGTCCGGCTATTGATAAGGTGTCCCGTATTTCCCGGGTTATCGGCATGAAAGAGGTGGCTGACGAACTTGGGGCGGATCTGATTGAATTTTGCCGGCCCACCCTGGCCAAAACGCCCGAAGGCTCTATATACCATGCCCTGGAACTGGAAGAGACCGCACTGACCGCTGATGTGGTCATCAATCTGCCCAAGCTCAAGACCCATTGCATGATGCTTTTAACCATGGGAGTTAAAAATCTTTTCGGTACCGTGGTCGGGCCGCGTAAAAGCCAGTGGCATATGCACGCCGGGGCGGACCGGATCATGTTTGCCGATCTTTTGCTGGATATCTGCCGCACGGTGAAACCGGCCCTGACCATCCTTGACGGTGTCTGGGGTATGCAGGGCCGGGGTCCCAATAACGGTACGCCCTGGCATTCAGGCTTTCTGGCCGCCTCCCGTGATGCCCTGGCCATGGATCTGGCCCTGGCGCCTCTGCTGGGTGCCCATCCGGCAAATTTTCCTTTGTATGATGCGGCAGCACGCAGGGGCTTTGTCCGATCCGATGGTTCTGATACGCAGATGGTGGGTGACGACCCCAATGGATTAATCCCCAAAGATTTTCAATTGCCGGTGCTGGAATCGGTCATGCCGGTGCCGGGTTTTGTGTCCGGATTGATATGCAGACACCTGACCTCCCGGCCGGTCCAGGACCCTGACCTGTGCCGGAACTGCGGCAAATGTGCAGCGATCTGTCCGCCGGGAAGCCTTCGGTTTGTGGCGGCGCACCGGGCTGTTATTGATCACCTGACCTGTATCCGTTGTTATTGTTGCCAGGAGGTCTGTCCGGCCAACGCCATCCATTTTAAAACAGGCGCGCTGGTGGGCATTGCCGAACGGTTGCGGGCCGTAATGCCTCATTGA
- a CDS encoding YbhB/YbcL family Raf kinase inhibitor-like protein encodes MGFAPSAMQLKSNVFNQDGLIPSKYTGEGEDVSPALSWTDAPDGTKEFAIICHDPDAPLVSPNGTYGFVHWVLYNIPGDVNSLEEGTAQFSSGKNDFGEVGYNGPMPPNGHGFHYYYFWVLALKEALDLEQGLSLWDLLAKIEPQLIGMNRLVGRYKRD; translated from the coding sequence ATGGGTTTTGCACCATCAGCAATGCAGCTAAAAAGCAATGTATTTAATCAAGACGGTTTAATTCCATCTAAATATACCGGTGAAGGTGAGGATGTATCACCGGCATTGTCATGGACAGATGCTCCGGACGGCACAAAGGAATTTGCCATTATCTGCCATGACCCGGATGCACCACTGGTTTCTCCAAATGGCACATATGGATTTGTTCACTGGGTTTTGTATAATATTCCAGGAGATGTCAACAGTTTGGAAGAAGGTACGGCACAATTTAGCAGCGGTAAAAATGATTTCGGTGAAGTCGGATACAATGGCCCCATGCCCCCCAACGGACATGGATTCCATTATTATTATTTCTGGGTGCTGGCATTAAAAGAAGCGCTTGACCTGGAGCAAGGATTGAGTTTGTGGGACTTGCTGGCGAAAATCGAACCCCAACTCATCGGGATGAACCGGTTGGTAGGGCGGTATAAACGAGATTAG
- a CDS encoding efflux transporter outer membrane subunit: protein MMRYTLIAIVLMSVSFIAGCNLISPDPAAVMPVEIPDAYAHKTGIDTPHTGKENMDGGWWRQFGVDELSQLIETGLGANYDLKVLKAKADQALADVKSQKSNLGPSLDYSLGGEQNYSQSKTRDQSRSSDNDHSYSASLVAGYTLDLWGKNRAEVNAGELEYLAALQDLEDGALTLSTDIADTWVDILAVRTRMQVLTRQIEANRMTLKLQELRFINGIATALDVSQQRQALAQVLSGMPLLEKEEKQLINAMGLYLGQTPGTPVAVSTTDIPQTFLVPQPGIPADLLENRADIRAARMRLDAAALDVEAAKADLLPELTLSASAAFSSGSLDLLFQNWVVTLGAALAGPLLDGGERKAEIERTRAVVREEINTYAQTVANAIREVEDALVAIDRQNAYIDLLEQQLAAVKVTMQNARVQYLNGQSSYLNYLAAWATMESLERQLISEQATYVKERIALYNVTGRRGAFFTETPAQDQDKNTGAK, encoded by the coding sequence ATGATGCGTTATACCTTGATCGCCATTGTACTGATGTCGGTTTCTTTTATCGCCGGCTGCAATCTGATTTCTCCTGATCCTGCGGCTGTGATGCCCGTTGAGATCCCTGATGCTTATGCTCATAAGACAGGTATTGACACGCCCCATACCGGCAAAGAGAATATGGATGGCGGGTGGTGGCGGCAGTTTGGTGTCGATGAACTAAGTCAACTGATTGAAACAGGCCTTGGCGCCAATTATGATTTAAAAGTGCTTAAAGCCAAGGCTGACCAGGCCCTGGCGGATGTGAAAAGCCAAAAGTCAAATCTTGGTCCTTCCCTTGATTATTCCCTTGGCGGCGAACAAAATTACTCCCAATCCAAAACCCGGGATCAGTCACGTTCTTCGGATAATGATCACAGCTATTCGGCTTCCCTGGTTGCTGGATATACCCTGGACCTGTGGGGTAAAAACCGTGCCGAAGTCAATGCCGGTGAACTGGAATACCTTGCAGCGCTTCAGGATCTGGAGGACGGGGCACTGACCCTGTCCACGGATATTGCCGATACCTGGGTGGATATTCTGGCCGTGCGGACCCGCATGCAAGTGCTTACCCGGCAGATAGAAGCCAACCGGATGACGCTGAAACTGCAGGAATTGCGCTTTATCAACGGCATAGCTACGGCCCTGGATGTATCCCAGCAGCGACAAGCCCTGGCCCAGGTGCTTTCCGGCATGCCCTTGCTTGAAAAAGAGGAAAAACAACTGATCAACGCCATGGGACTGTATTTGGGCCAAACACCCGGGACGCCTGTGGCGGTGTCCACCACGGATATCCCCCAAACCTTTCTGGTGCCCCAGCCCGGGATACCCGCTGACCTGCTCGAAAACAGGGCTGATATCAGGGCCGCCCGGATGCGCCTTGACGCGGCTGCGCTGGATGTGGAAGCGGCCAAAGCCGATCTGTTGCCGGAACTGACCCTGTCTGCCTCAGCTGCGTTTTCCAGCGGTTCTTTGGACCTGCTCTTCCAGAACTGGGTGGTCACCCTGGGCGCTGCCCTGGCAGGCCCCCTGCTGGACGGCGGGGAGCGTAAAGCCGAAATTGAACGCACCCGGGCCGTGGTCCGTGAAGAAATTAATACCTATGCCCAAACCGTTGCCAATGCCATCCGCGAGGTGGAGGATGCCCTGGTGGCCATTGACCGTCAGAACGCATATATTGACCTTTTGGAGCAGCAGCTGGCAGCCGTTAAGGTGACCATGCAAAACGCCCGGGTTCAGTACCTGAACGGACAGAGCAGTTACCTGAATTATCTTGCGGCCTGGGCGACCATGGAGAGCCTGGAACGTCAGCTGATCAGCGAGCAGGCAACCTATGTCAAAGAACGAATTGCACTTTACAACGTAACAGGTCGGCGGGGTGCGTTTTTCACAGAGACCCCGGCACAAGATCAAGATAAAAATACCGGAGCCAAGTAA